One genomic region from Conexibacter woesei Iso977N encodes:
- a CDS encoding manganese catalase family protein, producing MISRIDRLGVELPPPSEPDPAGAAAVQELMGGRFGEMSTFMNYTFQSFNFRGRQKLRPFYDLIANIAAEEFGHIEVVAAAINTMLTDPAQVGARAPDATLAKYKGIGNPHHFLAGGKGALPQDSRGLPWTGEYVFSSGDLVEDLTHNYFLETGARNGKLKVYQMVDHPAARALTGYLLVRGGVHQVAYARALEKITGVDMMKAFPAPRIETAKIPECQPHIKKDLHRILYRFSQDDYNEIGAVFNGPHPETGEDLIVQDGPPEGALPHDLPPQEDVFAPDYAVEDIAEIAQRLRKAAGLPDKPTGAVAEDPDGDGLADKVKDVVSDARDAVS from the coding sequence TTGATCTCCCGCATCGACCGCCTCGGCGTCGAGCTCCCGCCCCCGTCCGAGCCCGATCCGGCCGGCGCCGCCGCCGTCCAGGAGCTGATGGGCGGGCGCTTCGGCGAGATGTCGACGTTCATGAACTACACGTTCCAGTCGTTCAACTTCCGCGGCCGTCAGAAGCTGCGGCCGTTCTACGACCTGATCGCGAACATCGCCGCGGAGGAGTTCGGCCACATCGAGGTCGTCGCCGCCGCGATCAACACCATGTTGACCGACCCGGCGCAGGTCGGCGCCAGGGCGCCGGACGCGACGCTGGCCAAGTACAAGGGGATCGGCAACCCCCATCACTTCCTTGCCGGCGGCAAGGGCGCGCTGCCCCAGGACTCCCGCGGCCTGCCGTGGACGGGCGAGTACGTCTTCTCCTCCGGCGACCTCGTCGAGGACCTGACCCACAACTACTTCCTGGAGACCGGCGCCCGCAACGGCAAGTTGAAGGTCTACCAGATGGTCGACCATCCGGCCGCGCGTGCGCTGACCGGCTACCTGCTCGTCCGCGGCGGCGTGCACCAGGTCGCCTACGCCCGCGCGCTGGAGAAGATCACCGGCGTCGACATGATGAAGGCCTTCCCGGCCCCGCGGATCGAGACGGCCAAGATCCCCGAGTGCCAGCCGCACATCAAGAAGGACCTGCACCGGATCCTGTACCGCTTCTCGCAGGACGACTACAACGAGATCGGGGCGGTCTTCAACGGCCCGCATCCGGAGACCGGCGAGGACCTGATCGTCCAGGACGGCCCGCCGGAGGGCGCGCTGCCGCACGACCTGCCGCCGCAGGAGGACGTCTTCGCGCCCGACTACGCGGTCGAGGACATCGCCGAGATCGCGCAGCGGCTGCGCAAGGCCGCGGGCCTGCCCGACAAGCCGACCGGGGCCGTGGCCGAGGACCCGGACGGCGACGGCCTGGCCGACAAGGTCAAGGACGTCGTGTCGGACGCCAGGGACGCGGTGTCCTGA
- a CDS encoding alkene reductase, with protein MPYDNLFQPYERGTLRTAHRIAMAPLTRNRAKDTVPGDLNATYYAQRADAAILITEGTHPAAVGQGYLDIAGLHNDEQQAGWAQVADAVHAAGDARLFIQLMHCGRVAHPVYTDGEQPVAPSAIKHDGQVFTPDGMEDYVTPRALETDELAAVRDQYVDAARRAVAAGADGVELHAANGYLLHQFLSENTNERTDGYGTDVAGRIRFVVEVAEATAAAIGAERVGIRLSPGHEFNGIKETDPRATYDALLRALAPLGLAYAHVMETEPYAGYSTLEQARELWPGTLIANGGFSEEYDVAGADALVADGKVDLVAFGRRFLANPDLPARLRAGAELNEPDEDTFYSGGAKGYTDYPTLDEAQDAKAA; from the coding sequence ATGCCGTACGACAACCTCTTCCAGCCCTACGAGCGCGGCACCCTGCGCACCGCCCATCGCATCGCGATGGCGCCGCTGACGCGCAACCGCGCCAAGGACACCGTCCCCGGCGACCTCAACGCCACCTACTACGCCCAGCGCGCCGACGCCGCGATCCTGATCACCGAGGGCACGCATCCGGCCGCCGTCGGCCAGGGCTACCTCGACATCGCGGGCCTCCACAACGACGAGCAGCAGGCCGGCTGGGCGCAGGTCGCCGACGCCGTCCACGCCGCCGGCGACGCCAGGCTCTTCATCCAGCTCATGCACTGCGGCCGCGTCGCGCACCCGGTCTACACCGACGGCGAGCAGCCGGTCGCCCCGTCGGCGATCAAGCACGACGGCCAGGTCTTCACGCCCGACGGCATGGAGGACTACGTGACGCCGCGCGCGCTGGAGACCGACGAGCTCGCCGCCGTCCGCGACCAGTACGTGGACGCCGCACGCCGCGCGGTCGCCGCCGGCGCCGACGGCGTCGAGCTGCACGCCGCCAACGGCTACCTGCTGCACCAGTTCCTGAGCGAGAACACCAACGAGCGCACCGACGGCTACGGGACCGACGTCGCGGGCCGGATCCGCTTCGTCGTCGAGGTCGCCGAGGCCACCGCCGCGGCGATCGGCGCCGAGCGCGTCGGTATCCGCCTCTCCCCCGGCCACGAGTTCAACGGGATCAAGGAGACCGACCCGCGCGCGACCTACGACGCGCTGCTGCGCGCGCTCGCCCCGCTCGGCCTCGCCTACGCCCACGTCATGGAGACCGAGCCCTACGCCGGCTACTCGACGCTGGAGCAGGCGCGCGAGCTGTGGCCCGGGACGCTGATCGCCAACGGCGGCTTCAGCGAGGAGTACGACGTCGCGGGCGCCGACGCGCTCGTCGCCGACGGCAAGGTCGACCTCGTCGCCTTCGGCCGCCGCTTCCTGGCCAACCCGGACCTCCCGGCGCGCCTGCGCGCGGGCGCCGAGCTCAACGAGCCCGACGAGGACACGTTCTACTCCGGCGGCGCCAAGGGCTACACCGACTACCCGACGCTGGACGAGGCGCAGGACGCCAAGGCCGCCTGA
- a CDS encoding MFS transporter: protein MSAAVAAPPRPTRREAALTPVLFLVTLVVAVISSLGAPLVPLIATDLKVSLSEAQWSLTAALLAGAVSAPIMGRLGDGPHRRTAIAGGLAVVMAGGLIAALVNSLGLLVVGRAMQGVGLGLVPLAMAAARDGLPRPKVAPAIALLSVAAAAGVGVGYPVSGLIAEHLGLHAAYWFGAGFAAVALVAVMAVVPRSTQAGGGRLDVAGSVLLSVAIIALLLAIGQGAAWGWGSARIVLLFAAAVVLLALWVPQQLRADVPLIELRLLRHRAVLTADASAFVLGAAMYMNLSAVTALVQVPSGTGYGFGASVLTAGLCLVPFSVTSLLASRLLPAATRALGETGVLPIGCLVVALAAGLFALFHTMLWEAFGMMALLGIGMGFTFAAIPGLIVRAVPSEETGSAMGFYQVVRYIGFSIGSALAASVLASHTPHGAHLPGESGFAAALWIAAGLCVAAALVAWLLPGRRSGTTTRPPSRAVEELEVEEGELGTAGVVGLHDAG, encoded by the coding sequence GTGAGCGCCGCCGTCGCGGCCCCGCCGCGCCCCACCCGCCGCGAGGCCGCGCTGACGCCCGTCCTGTTCCTGGTGACCCTGGTCGTCGCGGTGATCTCGTCGCTCGGCGCGCCGCTGGTCCCGCTGATCGCGACCGACCTGAAGGTGTCGCTCAGCGAAGCCCAGTGGTCGCTGACCGCCGCGCTGCTGGCGGGCGCGGTCAGCGCGCCGATCATGGGCCGCCTCGGCGACGGCCCGCACCGCCGGACGGCGATCGCCGGCGGCCTGGCGGTCGTGATGGCCGGCGGCCTGATCGCCGCGCTGGTCAACTCCTTGGGGTTGCTCGTCGTCGGCCGCGCGATGCAAGGTGTAGGACTCGGCCTCGTCCCGCTGGCGATGGCCGCCGCGCGCGACGGCCTGCCCAGGCCGAAGGTCGCGCCCGCGATCGCGCTGCTGTCGGTCGCGGCGGCCGCGGGCGTCGGCGTCGGCTACCCGGTCTCGGGCCTGATCGCCGAGCACCTCGGCCTGCACGCCGCCTACTGGTTCGGCGCGGGCTTCGCCGCGGTCGCGCTGGTCGCGGTGATGGCGGTCGTGCCGCGCAGCACGCAGGCCGGCGGCGGACGGCTCGACGTCGCCGGCTCGGTGCTGCTGTCGGTGGCGATCATCGCGCTGCTGCTGGCGATCGGCCAGGGCGCCGCGTGGGGCTGGGGCTCGGCCCGGATCGTCCTGCTGTTCGCGGCCGCCGTCGTCCTGCTCGCGCTGTGGGTGCCGCAGCAGCTGCGCGCCGACGTGCCGCTGATCGAGCTGCGCCTGCTGCGCCATCGCGCGGTCCTGACCGCCGACGCGTCCGCGTTCGTCCTCGGCGCCGCGATGTACATGAACCTGTCGGCGGTGACCGCGCTGGTCCAGGTCCCGAGCGGCACCGGCTACGGCTTCGGCGCGTCGGTCCTGACCGCGGGCCTGTGCCTGGTGCCGTTCTCGGTCACCAGCCTGCTCGCCAGCCGCCTGCTGCCGGCCGCGACCCGCGCGCTGGGGGAGACCGGCGTGCTGCCGATCGGCTGCCTGGTCGTCGCGCTGGCGGCCGGGCTGTTCGCGCTGTTCCACACCATGTTGTGGGAGGCGTTCGGGATGATGGCCCTGCTCGGCATCGGGATGGGCTTCACGTTCGCGGCGATCCCGGGCCTGATCGTCCGCGCCGTCCCGAGCGAGGAGACCGGCAGCGCGATGGGCTTCTACCAGGTGGTCCGCTACATCGGCTTCTCGATCGGCTCGGCGCTGGCCGCGTCGGTCCTCGCCTCCCACACGCCGCACGGCGCGCACCTGCCGGGCGAGAGCGGGTTCGCGGCGGCGCTGTGGATCGCGGCGGGCCTCTGCGTCGCCGCGGCGCTGGTCGCCTGGCTGCTGCCGGGCCGGCGCAGCGGCACGACGACGCGCCCGCCGTCGCGCGCCGTCGAGGAGCTGGAGGTCGAGGAGGGCGAGCTGGGCACCGCCGGCGTCGTCGGCCTGCACGACGCCGGCTAG
- a CDS encoding daunorubicin resistance protein DrrA family ABC transporter ATP-binding protein, which translates to MNVQPNDTAAALAIEARGLAKRFGDTQALDGVDLDVAPGTILGVLGPNGAGKTTAVRVLATLLKPDAGTARIGGYDVVADAPRVRQLIGLTGQYASVDETLSGTQNLVMIGRLLDLSGRAARARAKELLAWFDLTEAADRPARTYSGGMRRRLDLAASLVGRPAVVFLDEPTTGLDPSKRDDMWNVVRAIVVDGATVLLTTQYLEEADALADRITVIDRGRVIADDTPDALKRVVGGQTLSVRPADPARLPDAEAILRDVTGGAAVGSPGAGVLQVAVSGDEAMAAVVGRLADAQLTVTELSLHLPSLDEVFFSLTGRQDAKFPIDQRPRLEAVA; encoded by the coding sequence ATGAACGTCCAGCCCAACGACACGGCCGCCGCGCTCGCCATCGAGGCCCGCGGCCTCGCCAAGCGCTTCGGTGACACCCAGGCGCTCGACGGCGTCGACCTCGACGTCGCCCCGGGGACGATCCTCGGCGTCCTCGGCCCCAACGGCGCCGGCAAGACCACCGCGGTGCGCGTCCTCGCGACGCTGCTCAAGCCCGACGCCGGCACCGCCCGGATCGGCGGTTACGACGTCGTCGCCGATGCGCCCCGCGTGCGCCAGCTGATCGGCCTGACCGGCCAGTACGCCTCGGTCGACGAGACGCTCAGCGGCACCCAGAACCTCGTGATGATCGGGCGCCTGCTCGACCTCAGCGGCCGCGCCGCCCGCGCGCGGGCCAAGGAGCTGCTGGCCTGGTTCGACCTCACCGAGGCCGCCGACCGCCCCGCCCGGACCTACTCCGGCGGCATGCGCCGCCGCCTCGACCTCGCGGCCTCGCTCGTCGGCCGCCCGGCCGTCGTCTTCCTCGACGAGCCGACCACCGGCCTGGACCCGTCCAAGCGCGACGACATGTGGAACGTCGTGCGCGCGATCGTCGTCGACGGCGCCACGGTCCTGCTCACCACGCAGTACCTCGAGGAGGCCGACGCGCTCGCCGACCGCATCACGGTCATCGACCGCGGCCGCGTGATCGCCGACGACACCCCGGACGCGCTCAAGCGCGTCGTCGGCGGCCAGACGCTGAGCGTCCGGCCCGCCGACCCCGCGCGCCTGCCCGACGCCGAGGCGATCCTGCGCGACGTGACCGGCGGCGCGGCGGTCGGCTCGCCCGGCGCCGGGGTCCTGCAGGTCGCGGTCTCCGGCGACGAGGCGATGGCCGCGGTCGTCGGCCGCCTGGCCGATGCGCAGCTGACCGTCACCGAGCTGTCGCTGCACCTGCCCAGCCTCGACGAGGTCTTCTTCTCCCTCACCGGCCGCCAGGACGCGAAGTTCCCGATCGATCAGCGACCGCGACTGGAGGCGGTCGCATGA
- a CDS encoding SigB/SigF/SigG family RNA polymerase sigma factor yields the protein MPTMLPTPPRRTPVRGDRDDRLLAAYAQTRDPRLREQLAERYLPLARYVAGQFSHSREPFDDLLQVASLGLLKAIDRYDPARGAAFSSYAMPTITGEVRRHFRDHTWAVRPPRDLQERALAVERGSEALMREHGRAPTVDEIGERLGLGPEAVLEAREAACARGGVSLSSPGSGGDEDDHTLEARLGRPDDGLAAAEQRATLGALTRQLSVRDREIVRLRFEEDLTQLEIGQRIGLSQMHVSRILRDALDTLRAAALVKTTS from the coding sequence ATGCCCACGATGCTCCCCACCCCGCCGCGCCGCACCCCCGTCCGCGGCGACCGCGACGACCGGCTCCTGGCCGCCTACGCCCAGACCCGCGACCCCCGGCTGCGAGAGCAGCTCGCCGAGCGCTACCTGCCGCTGGCCCGCTACGTGGCCGGCCAGTTCTCGCACTCGCGCGAGCCGTTCGACGACCTGCTGCAGGTCGCGAGCCTCGGGCTGCTCAAGGCGATCGATCGCTACGACCCTGCGCGCGGGGCGGCGTTCAGCTCCTACGCCATGCCGACGATCACGGGCGAGGTGCGCCGCCACTTCCGCGACCACACCTGGGCCGTGCGGCCACCGCGCGACCTCCAGGAGCGCGCGCTGGCGGTCGAGAGGGGGTCCGAGGCGCTGATGCGCGAGCACGGGCGGGCGCCGACGGTGGACGAGATCGGCGAGCGCCTCGGCCTCGGGCCCGAGGCGGTGCTGGAGGCCCGCGAGGCGGCGTGCGCGCGCGGCGGGGTCTCGCTGTCGTCGCCCGGCAGCGGCGGGGACGAGGACGACCACACGCTCGAGGCGCGGCTCGGGCGGCCCGACGACGGCCTGGCCGCCGCCGAGCAGCGCGCGACGCTCGGCGCGCTGACGCGGCAGCTGTCGGTCCGCGACCGCGAGATCGTGCGGCTGCGCTTCGAGGAGGACCTGACGCAGCTGGAGATCGGGCAGCGCATCGGGCTCAGCCAGATGCACGTCTCGCGGATCCTGCGCGACGCGCTGGATACGTTGCGCGCCGCTGCGCTTGTCAAGACAACGTCCTGA
- a CDS encoding ABC transporter permease — MTTALGRHSLVLAQRSLVKTMRTPEALIDVTLQPVIFLALFTYVFGGAIAGGSQHEYLQYLLPGILGQTIALGGVAIGVNLNEDVGKGVFDRFRALPIGRSAPLVGAVLADIVRYVVVFVVTLAMGYALGFRAQTSVLDVGLAGLLAVSFALCLCWASVFVGMVARTSGAVQGIMMLILLPLSFGSSTFVKSDTMPGWLQAISDNNPLTHLVGAERALLLGDPMGSHLWQTFAWMAGLLVVFVPLALRAYGRKA, encoded by the coding sequence ATGACCACCGCGCTCGGACGCCACAGCCTCGTGCTCGCCCAGCGCAGCCTCGTCAAGACCATGCGCACGCCGGAGGCGCTGATCGACGTGACGCTGCAGCCGGTCATCTTCCTCGCCCTGTTCACCTACGTCTTCGGCGGCGCGATCGCCGGCGGCTCGCAGCACGAGTACCTCCAGTACCTGCTGCCCGGCATCCTCGGTCAGACGATCGCGCTCGGCGGCGTGGCGATCGGCGTCAACCTCAACGAGGACGTCGGCAAGGGCGTCTTCGACCGCTTCCGCGCGCTGCCGATCGGGCGCTCGGCGCCGCTGGTCGGCGCGGTGCTGGCCGACATCGTCCGCTACGTGGTGGTCTTCGTCGTCACGCTCGCGATGGGCTACGCGCTCGGCTTCCGCGCGCAGACGTCGGTCCTGGACGTCGGCCTCGCCGGCCTGCTCGCGGTCAGCTTCGCGCTGTGCCTGTGCTGGGCGTCGGTCTTCGTCGGGATGGTCGCCCGGACGTCGGGCGCGGTGCAGGGCATCATGATGTTGATCCTCCTGCCGCTGAGCTTCGGCAGCTCGACGTTCGTCAAGAGCGACACGATGCCCGGCTGGCTGCAGGCGATCAGCGACAACAACCCGCTGACGCACCTGGTCGGCGCCGAGCGCGCGCTGCTGCTGGGCGACCCGATGGGCTCGCACCTGTGGCAGACGTTCGCCTGGATGGCCGGGTTGTTGGTGGTCTTCGTGCCGCTGGCGTTGCGCGCCTACGGCCGCAAGGCGTAG
- a CDS encoding MarR family winged helix-turn-helix transcriptional regulator: MTPTRAVKDPATVARAEAVEQVAGQLLPRASLVTRLLVRRGSLEVTRAEAGLLSGLLDGPQRITEIAATQALAQPTVTQLVARLEERGLVARNRHPDDGRVVLVTITDAGRALVEAFREEYRTFLRDHLAQRDDDEVRALAAATELLQEIVESLQAELRA; encoded by the coding sequence GTGACTCCCACTCGAGCCGTGAAGGACCCCGCGACCGTCGCCCGTGCGGAGGCGGTCGAGCAGGTCGCCGGGCAGCTGCTGCCGCGGGCCTCGCTGGTCACGCGGCTGCTGGTGCGGCGGGGCAGCCTCGAGGTGACCCGCGCTGAGGCGGGGTTGTTGAGTGGGTTGCTCGACGGGCCGCAGCGGATCACGGAGATCGCCGCGACGCAGGCGCTGGCGCAGCCGACGGTCACGCAGCTCGTCGCGCGGCTGGAGGAGCGCGGCCTGGTCGCGCGCAACAGGCATCCGGACGACGGGCGCGTCGTGCTGGTCACGATCACCGACGCCGGCCGCGCGCTCGTCGAGGCGTTCCGCGAGGAGTACCGCACGTTCCTGCGCGACCACCTCGCCCAGCGCGACGACGACGAGGTCCGCGCGCTGGCCGCCGCCACCGAGCTGCTGCAGGAGATCGTGGAGTCCCTCCAGGCGGAGCTGCGCGCGTGA